The stretch of DNA GTAGAAGCCGCTGTTCCGAGTCTGCGGGATGGCAAATGTGACCTGCCCGGACCGCATATTAAGAGTCTTGGGTTTGAAACCGTTCGCGTAATCCAAACGATTTTTGGAGCGTTCGTAAGCCCCTGCATTTAGGAAGTTCTCCCGTTCCAATTTCATGGCCTCGTTCATGGCGAGTCTGAAAAGATCCATCAGAAAGTCGGGTCCCTGCTCGATTAGGGCTTTCAAAATTGTCGGGTCGAAACTATATTTGTTTTCGGAGTTTTCCATAATTGATTCCTTTTTGATTTGTCGCAAAACCAAAAATAGGATGTGGAAACTCCACTTTTTGTTTATAGGGCCCTAAACGGGCCTTTTTTCATGAATTATTGATTTTACAGAAAGAAAATTACATCTTCCCATGCAGACCTGACCGCCGATGTTCATCTCAAAAGACTTGGACTTGGAATCATAGAGTTTTTTCAACAACTCTTGCTTTTCGGACCCGCTGAATTCTTCGTCCAGGTAGTTCTTACCCTTCTCTGAGGTATCGGGGTGGGCCACCACAAGGCCGGAATGGTTAAACACCATCATGGAACCAATATTGCCATCCACATTGACATCGTTCACCATCTTCTGGGCGATATCCAGCATGATATCAAAGGACACCACGCTCTTCTTATCAGAAAGCATCTGACTTACGGAAATAATAATCTTGCGTTCCTTGGCATCAAAGTATGGAGGAACCAGGGCCACGTTACCGTTGGCTGCAATGGCGTCCTTATACCAGGGTCGACTTTCGGGAACATAGTCCGAGTCCGGAACCCAGCCGGAGCCATCCAGGTAGACCCCGTTGAACAAGCCATAGACGCCCGTAAAGCTACTGTCCAGGAATTGGATGTAACGGCGGTTTTCATCAACCAGCAGGCGTTCTAGTTCCTGGGAAGAGGTTCCGTTTTCCATCATGTAGTCCACAATCTGGGACGTAACGATGAGAACATCCATACTCTTCAACAGGAAGTTATTCAAGTTGGCAGCACTCTCGGATACGGAGTTTTCGCCAATGGTAACCACATTTTCCTTGGTCACCTTGAAGAAGGAGTTGAAGGTAAGATAAACAATCACTATGAGAGCAGTCAATGTCAGTAGCAGGGTCAGGATATACTGCCACAGATACTTGCTCTGCTGATTTGTGGATTCATTTTTCGGCATACGCCCTAAAGTAATAAAATTCTAACAATTATGAAAGCACGCTCTTTCGAACGTCCTTCATATTCGTTAAAATTCCCACTTTGCACCTATTTTCATTTTCGCCGTGGTGTTATACCGAGAATAAACCTTCTCATAAATTTCAGGAAGACTATAGAATCTAAAGACGTCTTCCAGCCCAAGGTAAAGTTCAGTACATCCCAGATTCCAGAGGAACGTTCCATTCCACACGCTGGTAAACTTGGAGATCTTTTCATATTGAGCATCCGCACCGTCCAGCACAAAACTGTAGAACAGGTTCAGCTTGGTCTCTAGGGAAATTCCATTCTTAAACTTGTACTGGGCTCTTGCCCTGATAGAAGGACCAAGCCACTTTGTCCAATAACGGGTGGGCTTTACGTTTATTTCGGACAGGAGCTTTTCATATTGGGCGACCCAGTTAAGAGAGTCCATGGTAGCGATTTCCCACTGGAAACATTCCTCACCATAAGTTGCTAGACATTGTTCGAAAGGATTTCCCTCGCTACTGTAATTGTTCATTTCTGCTTCCACCTGATCCAAGGCGGCATCGAAACGTTCCTTATAGCTAATGTAATCGAAAGTGGAATCCACTTCCAGCCTAGGGCCAGCCATGATGGAATAGCTGAAGCCATAGGTATTGCTCCGGCGCCAAATACCATAGAGCGCTAGAGACATCGGCCCCATTAAATCATCGTAGGCCCAAAGGGCTGCACCGAACTGATGTTTCCCCATTTTCGGGAAGTCGAATTCCATCCATGCATAAAAGGAGGGCGACACACTTTCCTGCTGATAAATATTCAGGTCCACCCCAACATCCAAGAGCAACGATCCCGTTACCAAGGTATATTCCAGCCCTACAACGCCTTTCCAGTCATTGGTATCCAGGGCGGGCATGTCTTCGTTATAGAAGTTGAAATCACCCAGAAGATTCAAGCCGAAGGAGTGAATCAAGTCTCCGGAGGAGTAGTCCAGAAACGCAGAAACGCCCCCCTGTAGGGAGGAGCCGTAATCAACGTCTTCACCGGACGCAGAGTAGTAAAGTCCCACCGCACTCAAGTCCACCAGAAAACGATAGGACAGGGAACGTTCTTCTTCGGGATCACCCAGGACTTTTTTTCGGAGAAGTTTATGGCGCTTACTTGCAGGGATTCCCAGGGCGTCATAATAGTCGTTTAGAATTTCCCTGATTTCGTCGGTGTATTCACCACTAATGGACAGGGCATCTTCAAACGCCTTGATGGCCGAAGGTATATCTCCGGCCTCTTCCGCCTGCATAGCACGGAAATATGCGGCTTCCTGAGTCTCAGCAAAGAGAGTCGCGGAAAGCAATAGAAGAACTATCGCAATCCGACGCATTAATGATAGTGATCGCCCCAGCCCGGATTAGGTACAGGTCCCGGATTCCACTGATGGGGAGGAGGGGGACCAAACTGTCCGTGAGGATCCTGCCATTCATTAACGGTAGTTTCACGATCGCGAGGCTGCATTTTTTCAGAGAATTCCCCTTGGACGCGAGCCTTTTCGTTACGAGTTTCCGCAACGTTCTGGCGAATGGACTGCTTTTCCGCAGCGGAACTGTTGCGCAGATCGGAAAGGATCTGGCGACGAGCTTCACGACGTTCAGCACGCATTTTCTGCCATTCTTCGCTATCCTTTGCACTCAAGTTCGGAGTTTCCCTGGAAACTTCGGACTTTTCAGCAGGGGTCGGGACAGAGGACTCCGGACGCAAAGAAGACTGGTCTGCAAAAGCCATTGCAGCTACCAGCATCACCAATGTGAAAATACTCTTCTTCATACAAAACCTAATTAACACCATGTGCTAAATCTTTTGCAATATCCGTGCCAAACTATCCTTTTAGGCCGTTTATCGTCTAAATTAGGCGATTACCTCATAAATATAACTAAAAGCCGGCCTTTTCCCTTGTAAAAAATCGGGAAGATATCTCCCACTTGAGGGAAAAATCCCGAAATTTCACTAACTCTTAAAATCTTCCTTCTTCATTCCCAGACGTTCCATAATTTCGCGGAGGACCTTACGGTCGATTCCCAAAATAGAGGAAGCTAGCGTCATGTTGGCGTTACTGTCCCTCATGGCTCTGGAAATCACATCACGATCCACCGCCTCACGAGCTTCCTTCAAGGTGCGTGGAGATTCCTTGGCCTGAGTCTGCATGTCGTCCAGTCCCAAGTCCTTGGGCTGAATCACGCCATGCACCGCCTGGACCAGAGCCTTCTGGATCTTGTTTTCCAGCTCGCGGACGTTGCCCGGCCAGTAATAGCCCAACAGGGCCTTTTCCGCATTGCGGCTCATGCGATACTTGCCACGTCCATACTCTGCACCATAACGCTTGATGAATTCTTCTGCCAGGAGCACCACGTCCTGACCGCGTTCACGGAGAGGGGGCATGTACAGAGGCATGACCTGAATTCTAAAGTACAAGTCCTCACGGAACTTCTTTTCCTTGACCGCGTCTTCCAGATTTACATGGGTTGCACTAATGACGCGAACATTCACGGGAATCTCGCGGTTGTCACCTACGCGGGTAATATGCTTTTCCTGAAGGACACGAAGGAGCTTCACCTGCATGTTCATGGGAAGTTCACCAATTTCGTCCAGGAATATGGTTCCGCCATCGGCTTCCTCGAAGAAGCCCTTGCGGTTTTCAATAGCGCCTGTAAAAGAACCCTTGGCATGACCAAACAGCAGGGACTCCATCAGGTGTTCGGGAATGGCACCGCAGTTCACCGCCACAAAGGGTTTATCGGCGCGGGGGCTATTCTTATGAATATACTTTGCCACCACTTCCTTGCCGGATCCCGTCTCGCCGCGGATAATCACGGGAAGAGGCAGAGGGGCAAGCTTGTCAGCCAGGGCGGTCAAGTCCGCCATGACCTTGCTGGAATAAACGATATTGTCCTTACGAACAACATTTTTCAGCACATCCAGAGATTCCTTGTCGCTCAAGCGATCGAATACGGCAAAAGCCACCTTTTCGCAAACAGCGACAAAGTTATCGAACAGACTGCTGTCTTCTTCCGTAAAGGGTTCCACTCGAGCGGCACGCTGAAGGTAGAGATAGCCCTCTTCGGATTCCTTCGTACGGAAGGGGGAAACCATAATGCTGGTCAGCTGATTTTGAACGATAGACTTGGACAAGTCGGCAGAATCATCATCCAGCTGATTCCACACCACAGCGCGCTTTTCGGACTTTGCCATACGAACTGCAGAGATGGAGATAGAAACGTTTTCGGGCTGGCTAAAATGCATGGGAGAATCGCCGCCAATATCCAGGACGGCAGCATCCGCATGAAGAACATCCTTGGCCACTTCCAGGATTTTCGTGAAAAGGGATTCCGGCTGGTCTTCATCCAGAAGGATCTTGACCACGTCCAACATTTTTTCTGTGGCGAGCATGGATTCCGATTTCATAATCACTCCTTTGACGGTGTTGGCAAATCATTAAGCAGATCGTGAACTGGGGCACTATCCTGATGGCCTACATTCGCAGGAACCGTTTCCTCGTAGTCCATATCCAGACTTCTGGAATTTTTCAGAATCATATTGCCAGTTTCGTCTACATCGGGAGTTTCCGTTCCAGCAGCAAAGACAAGCGCGATTACCAAAACCAAAATCCCTACAACACATAAAATTGCAATTTTTAAGGGATTTCGGCTCTTTTTTTGAGATATTTTTTTGAAGGGGAACTGAGGTTCCGAGACACTTTCCAGGTCCTTTGAGACATTTTGCCCCACTTTTCCAATCATCGGGACGAGAATACCCAGGTATTTGTTAATACCGCCGGAGAGAGCAACCTCTCCCCCGCCAATTTCATCAAGGGCGATTTCCAGAATTTCATCCAGTTCGTCAAAATCGTAGGCCCGATCCTCGGGAGAATTCTGGAGGGTAGCAGTCCAGATGGGATCCAACGCGGAAATGACTTCCGGGGAGACTTTTCCCGATAGGAATAGTTTTTCGGAAATCTTTGCGGGATCCAGCGTGGAGTTGTCCGCGGCGAATCCATCGAAGCTGGAGGCTTCCACCAGGTTTTCGCCGGTGATCCAGCGGAACAACAGCATTCCCAAACTGAAGAGGTCGCTCTTTTCGTCGGGAGCCTTACCCTGGAATCTTTCGGGGGCGGCGTAAGCTAGAGCGCCTGGGCCTGCAATCCCCCAGTCGATCAAAACCGTCTGAAACTGGGAACCGTCCTTCTGGTTGGCTGTAAAAATCACGTTGGCGGGATTTAAATCCCCGTGAGATACGCCCGCCTTGCTCGCCTTCTGCAAGGAGGAAACTACCTGACGCAAGGCGTACAGAGCGACAGTTACCGGCATGTCCGTTAAGCAATCGGAAGACACTCCTTCCACGAAATCATACAGCTGGTATGGAGTGTTTTCATAAATACCGACTTCTCGGATCCTGCAGATTCCATCGTCCTTGATTCTCAGGACGTTCTCTACCAGTTCTGTATTGAAAGCCTGGTGATACCACTTCAAGATAAGTCGTTCACCGTTGTCCAGGCAAAGTAGGTATACGTCGGCTTCGCCTCCCTGATGCAGGCGAATACAGTTCCTGGCAGAACTTAACAGCGAGGCTCTTTCGGGAGAACTCATAGCTTACCCGACTGGACCAAGACTTTCAGAGAATCTTCTGCCACCTGGGTCCAGTGAGCAAGAACCCGATCTTCGGGCAAGGCTTCGTGGCCCATGGACCAAATGTCCCAAGCGGATTCCACATCCCCTTCGTTCCAATAGGTGTTTCCCAGGTTCACGTATGCCGAGGAGAATTTCGGTTCCTTGGCCAGGATATAGACAAAGATTTTCCGAGCATCTTCCGTCTGTCCGCGATGGTCCAGCAGAAGGGCTTTCAAGTTCATGCTAAAGAAATTCAGGCTATCCAGCTGGATAGAACGATCCAACAAGGGGACGACATCGGTGCGACCATTCTTTGACAGGGTGGCGCGGGCTAAATAAAACAAGCTGTTGGAATAGTTGCCATTAAAGGAACCGCTTTCGTCCACTCGGGCGAGAATTTCAAATTCCTGAACGGCACGTTCCCAGAATTCCAAAGTGGGGCTTTTTAACTTTTCATGATTTTCCGCCACCGCATAATAGGCAAGAGCAAGTCCGTAGCGAGCATCCCTATGGCCAGGATCCTGGTCTAAAGCCTTGGAGTAGTTGGAAATAGCTCGATCGTAATCCCCGATGCGCAATGCCACATTACCTCTGCTGACGTCTTCGTCAACACAGGCACATAGGCAAAAGGCCATGCAAAGAAACAGAGCATTCCATACACTCTTCATGCCCCACAAAATAATTAAAAATTTGACATTTTTGCGATAAATTACGATAACAATATGGACTAACTTGTAGCTCATGCACATTTGAGCAAAACATTACTATATTTGCGCCCGATGAATTTTGGAAACTACGGTACTACCTGGTGGGGGAAAAAATGGCTGGAAAGTCTGCTGTCTGCAGTGGACCCCAAGGTCATATCCACCGCCCTGCGTTACGCCCAGAAAGGTCAACTGACCAAGCTCGACGTCATGGACAACAAGATCATGTCCGAAGTGTTGGGACCTGCCGGCGGAACCCACTCCAACTACCTGGTTTTCCCCAAGTTTGAAAGCGAAAAATCCGACCTTTTCGTAAGCCTCCTGAAGCAGCAGCCCTCTGACCTGCTGGCCCTTTCCAATGGAGCCATGAACCCGTCCATCGAACTCCTGCTGGACAAGAGTGGCCTGAGCCTGTTCCATGGCATCGAAAGCGTCAACCAGAATTGCGACTGTAAGGATCCCCTCCCCTGCAAGTACGTCGTTACCACCCTGCTGAAGCTTTCAGAAAAGATTGACGAGAATCCGTTCCAGATTTTTAAGATTCACGGTCTGGACATCGAGTACCTGAAGGACTATAAGCCGGAACAGATCGAGATTGAAGTTCCCAAGGAAAGCGCCTTGGTAAGGTGCAAGACGCCCGTGGTGAACAGCAACCTGAATGTTCCCCAGCGGACACCGGAGCTTGATTTCGAACACTGGAACGATTATTCCAGAATTTTACCCGCCATGTTGCAGAACTTCCCTAAGTTTTGCCCCACGGGAAACTTCCGCAAGAGTTTTGCCGACGAACTGGAACGCTGCCGTCAGTTCTATCTGGAATTCAAGGACTTTGACGAATTCTCCGACAACTTCAAGGTCTATAATGCCAATACCTTCCTAGTGGAAGGAGATATCCTGTGGGCCGTCCATAAGCGCAACTGGAACTGGACCATCGTTCAAGGCGATAAGAACGGCAATCCACAAAGCGAGCTGCCCATCCGCAGTGCCATGGGCGCCCTCTGTACCTTAAGTGCGGGGAACTTCTCCTGGCACCATCAGAACGTCCGCTACCTGCAGCGCCTCATGATGGCGGCCTTCTACATGATCCGCACCGGAGCCGTATATCCCCAGGTGTTCTGGCTTGGGCAGGAAACTGCACAAATGCGCTGGCTCCCGGCGGAGATGCTGCCGGATGTTCTGGCCATCGTTTCTGACTTGGAAAAGCAGGCTCCCAAGAATATTGTGCAGTCCGCTCGTGAAGAAGAATTCCTGGAAGTGCTGAATCCGGCAGAACACATTCTGTCCCTCTTTATCGGCCAGCTGTTGAACTTCTTCCGTAAGTATCATCCCGCCACAAAGCGTTCTCCCCACGAGAACTTGCTGGCCTTCTTCTTTGACTGCAAATCCGGACGTTTGGCCAACAATGCACGGACCATTCCTAGCAAGATCCAGCAATGGTTTTCCGTCTACAGCACCTTGGATTTCAAGACACCCCTGCTGTTCTCCTGCTCCGACTCCGGTGACGAAATTGCCCTGGAAATTTTTGTTCTGGAAAACAATGGACGGACTCCCCTGTCCAAGCTTTTCCAGGAAAATGACGCCCGTCTCCTTTCCGTCATTAGCATACTGAACGGAATCGGCGAGACGCTTAAGCCCATGAGCGCCTATATCGAGGCCAAGGCGGAACGTCCCATTCTGATGCACGGAAGCGACCTGCTGGACTTTTTGCAGGACAGCCTGAAGAAGTTGGAAATCTTCGGCATCAAGACGGAACTGCCCCAGTCCCTGCTGCATATTGAAAAACCCAAGGCCTTGATGCGCCTGCAGGGTTCCATCAGTTTCGGCGCCTTCAATGCGGAAGACCTGCTGGACTTTGACTGGGAAGTGGCTCTAGGCGACGACAAGATTTCTGCGGAAGAATTCCTGGAATTGGCGGAACAGGCCGACGGCCTCTTGAAGTACAAGGACACCTTTGTCCAGGTCGGTCCCGATGTGATTGAGGACCTGAAGAAAAAACTGGAGAATAAGAATCTGCAGGATGAAGACCTCCAGTTATTCAACGAGAAGCCCGAAACCGCAGGCGAAGGCAATGCAGAAAATCCGGATGGTTCCGAAGGTGAATCTGCGGAGGAAGTGGATCCTAGCATCGCCAAGCAGCAGGTATCCCGCGAGGCCATGGTTCAGCAGGCAAAGCTCATCCAGGCTTGCCTCACGGGACAGTGCGACAATATTCCCGTGGAGCTGAATGACGACGTGCGAAAGCAGGTGGAAAACTGGCGTAGCGAATCGGAAGTGGAGCTGCCCCAGGAATTGAACGCCACCCTCCGTCCCTATCAGCATCGCGGCTACTCCTGGATGTATAAGAACCTGCAGATGGGCTTTGGATGTATCCTTGCCGACGATATGGGCATGGGCAAGACATTGCAGGTCATTACCTTCCTTTTAAAGATGAAGCAGGAAGGAAAGTTTGAAACCAGCAAGGGTCTGGTGGTCATGCCCGCAGGCTTGCTGTGTAACTGGCAGGTGGAAATCAAGAAATTCGCTCCCCAGCTGGATTTCTTCGCCTATCACGGCGGCTCCCGCAAGCTGGAAAAGTTTGACGCAGATTTGCTGCTGACCACTTACGCCACCTTCCGTAAGGACTACAAGAAGCTGAAAGATCTGAAGTGGCAGGCCATTGTCATTGACGAAGCCCAGAACATCAAGAACGCCGATAGCGATCAAAGCAAGCTGTTGCGTTCCATGGAAGCACCCATCAAGATCGCCATGAGCGGTACTCCGGTGGAAAACCGCCTCATGGAATTCTGGACCATCATGGACTTCGCCAACCGCGGGCTATTCCCCAGCGCAGCGGAATTCAGAAACAGATTCGAAATTCCTATCCAGAAGAACAACGACATCCACCAGGCGGAAGTTTTCAAGACCATTACCGCCCCCTTCATGCTGCGCCGCCTCAAGACGGACAAGAACGTCATTAGCGATTTGCCCGACAAGATCATTCAGGACGAGTACGCCGAACTGACCCGCTCCCAGGCGGCTCTGTACCAGAAGACCCTCCAGAAGTTTATGGAACAGCTGGAAGAAGAACAAATGCTCAGTGAAATCGCCAAGGATTCCAAGGCACTGTTCAAGCGCAAGGGAATTATCCTCCAGATGATTCTAGCCCTCAAGCAAATCTGTAACCATCCCGCTACCTTCCTGAAGGGGCTGCCTACAGATGATGCAGAAAATTCTGCAGCAAAGAACACTGCGGAATCCGGCAAGATGGAAATGCTCATAGACCTGCTGGAATCCATCCAGGAAACCGGCGAGAAAACTTTGATCTTTACCCAGTTCGCCGAAATGGGTCACCTGCTGGAAACTTCCATCCAGGAAAAGCTGAATCTCCGTTGCCATTTCTATCACGGTGGCTGCACCCAGACACAGCGCTCCACCATGATCGAGGACTTCCAGCAGAATCCGGATTGCAAGGTGCTGATTCTGTCCCTGAAGGCTGGTGGTACAGGCTTAAATCTGACCGCAGCTTCCCAGGTCATTCATTATGACTTGTGGTGGAATCCCGCCATTGAAGCCCAGGCTACCGACCGCGCCTTCCGTATTGGCCAGACCAAGAACGTCCAGGTCCATCGCTTTATAACCAAGGGTACCTTCGAGGAAAAAATCAATGCCCTCCTGGAATCCAAGAAGGCAATTGCAAATATGACCGTCAGCGCCGGCGAAACCTGGCTTACGGATATGGATGACAAGCAGTTGACAGAGGTCTTCTCTCTGGACAACAAAATGCTTTAACGGGAATACTAGCCTTTATTCCGCCCAATGATTTCCGTTATAATTTCGGGCAGTATTGGCATCCATGCCAATCTGGCGAACCAGATCATCCAGGCTTCCGAATTTCTGCTCAGGACGTAAATAGCCCATCAGGTCAAGCACCAGGTGCTGGCCGTAAATAT from Fibrobacter sp. UWEL encodes:
- a CDS encoding tetratricopeptide repeat protein, with protein sequence MKSVWNALFLCMAFCLCACVDEDVSRGNVALRIGDYDRAISNYSKALDQDPGHRDARYGLALAYYAVAENHEKLKSPTLEFWERAVQEFEILARVDESGSFNGNYSNSLFYLARATLSKNGRTDVVPLLDRSIQLDSLNFFSMNLKALLLDHRGQTEDARKIFVYILAKEPKFSSAYVNLGNTYWNEGDVESAWDIWSMGHEALPEDRVLAHWTQVAEDSLKVLVQSGKL
- a CDS encoding cache domain-containing protein, producing the protein MPKNESTNQQSKYLWQYILTLLLTLTALIVIVYLTFNSFFKVTKENVVTIGENSVSESAANLNNFLLKSMDVLIVTSQIVDYMMENGTSSQELERLLVDENRRYIQFLDSSFTGVYGLFNGVYLDGSGWVPDSDYVPESRPWYKDAIAANGNVALVPPYFDAKERKIIISVSQMLSDKKSVVSFDIMLDIAQKMVNDVNVDGNIGSMMVFNHSGLVVAHPDTSEKGKNYLDEEFSGSEKQELLKKLYDSKSKSFEMNIGGQVCMGRCNFLSVKSIIHEKRPV
- a CDS encoding transposase — encoded protein: MENSENKYSFDPTILKALIEQGPDFLMDLFRLAMNEAMKLERENFLNAGAYERSKNRLDYANGFKPKTLNMRSGQVTFAIPQTRNSGFY
- a CDS encoding DEAD/DEAH box helicase, which encodes MNFGNYGTTWWGKKWLESLLSAVDPKVISTALRYAQKGQLTKLDVMDNKIMSEVLGPAGGTHSNYLVFPKFESEKSDLFVSLLKQQPSDLLALSNGAMNPSIELLLDKSGLSLFHGIESVNQNCDCKDPLPCKYVVTTLLKLSEKIDENPFQIFKIHGLDIEYLKDYKPEQIEIEVPKESALVRCKTPVVNSNLNVPQRTPELDFEHWNDYSRILPAMLQNFPKFCPTGNFRKSFADELERCRQFYLEFKDFDEFSDNFKVYNANTFLVEGDILWAVHKRNWNWTIVQGDKNGNPQSELPIRSAMGALCTLSAGNFSWHHQNVRYLQRLMMAAFYMIRTGAVYPQVFWLGQETAQMRWLPAEMLPDVLAIVSDLEKQAPKNIVQSAREEEFLEVLNPAEHILSLFIGQLLNFFRKYHPATKRSPHENLLAFFFDCKSGRLANNARTIPSKIQQWFSVYSTLDFKTPLLFSCSDSGDEIALEIFVLENNGRTPLSKLFQENDARLLSVISILNGIGETLKPMSAYIEAKAERPILMHGSDLLDFLQDSLKKLEIFGIKTELPQSLLHIEKPKALMRLQGSISFGAFNAEDLLDFDWEVALGDDKISAEEFLELAEQADGLLKYKDTFVQVGPDVIEDLKKKLENKNLQDEDLQLFNEKPETAGEGNAENPDGSEGESAEEVDPSIAKQQVSREAMVQQAKLIQACLTGQCDNIPVELNDDVRKQVENWRSESEVELPQELNATLRPYQHRGYSWMYKNLQMGFGCILADDMGMGKTLQVITFLLKMKQEGKFETSKGLVVMPAGLLCNWQVEIKKFAPQLDFFAYHGGSRKLEKFDADLLLTTYATFRKDYKKLKDLKWQAIVIDEAQNIKNADSDQSKLLRSMEAPIKIAMSGTPVENRLMEFWTIMDFANRGLFPSAAEFRNRFEIPIQKNNDIHQAEVFKTITAPFMLRRLKTDKNVISDLPDKIIQDEYAELTRSQAALYQKTLQKFMEQLEEEQMLSEIAKDSKALFKRKGIILQMILALKQICNHPATFLKGLPTDDAENSAAKNTAESGKMEMLIDLLESIQETGEKTLIFTQFAEMGHLLETSIQEKLNLRCHFYHGGCTQTQRSTMIEDFQQNPDCKVLILSLKAGGTGLNLTAASQVIHYDLWWNPAIEAQATDRAFRIGQTKNVQVHRFITKGTFEEKINALLESKKAIANMTVSAGETWLTDMDDKQLTEVFSLDNKML
- a CDS encoding phosphotransferase — protein: MSSPERASLLSSARNCIRLHQGGEADVYLLCLDNGERLILKWYHQAFNTELVENVLRIKDDGICRIREVGIYENTPYQLYDFVEGVSSDCLTDMPVTVALYALRQVVSSLQKASKAGVSHGDLNPANVIFTANQKDGSQFQTVLIDWGIAGPGALAYAAPERFQGKAPDEKSDLFSLGMLLFRWITGENLVEASSFDGFAADNSTLDPAKISEKLFLSGKVSPEVISALDPIWTATLQNSPEDRAYDFDELDEILEIALDEIGGGEVALSGGINKYLGILVPMIGKVGQNVSKDLESVSEPQFPFKKISQKKSRNPLKIAILCVVGILVLVIALVFAAGTETPDVDETGNMILKNSRSLDMDYEETVPANVGHQDSAPVHDLLNDLPTPSKE
- a CDS encoding sigma-54-dependent Fis family transcriptional regulator, which codes for MKSESMLATEKMLDVVKILLDEDQPESLFTKILEVAKDVLHADAAVLDIGGDSPMHFSQPENVSISISAVRMAKSEKRAVVWNQLDDDSADLSKSIVQNQLTSIMVSPFRTKESEEGYLYLQRAARVEPFTEEDSSLFDNFVAVCEKVAFAVFDRLSDKESLDVLKNVVRKDNIVYSSKVMADLTALADKLAPLPLPVIIRGETGSGKEVVAKYIHKNSPRADKPFVAVNCGAIPEHLMESLLFGHAKGSFTGAIENRKGFFEEADGGTIFLDEIGELPMNMQVKLLRVLQEKHITRVGDNREIPVNVRVISATHVNLEDAVKEKKFREDLYFRIQVMPLYMPPLRERGQDVVLLAEEFIKRYGAEYGRGKYRMSRNAEKALLGYYWPGNVRELENKIQKALVQAVHGVIQPKDLGLDDMQTQAKESPRTLKEAREAVDRDVISRAMRDSNANMTLASSILGIDRKVLREIMERLGMKKEDFKS